One part of the Borreliella afzelii genome encodes these proteins:
- a CDS encoding ABC transporter permease, whose amino-acid sequence MKKLILIIYAIFLLTFSIIPLLIIILLGFLNENHEFTIYNFIGLLKPSYLSIFSRSLKLATIATIFCILIGYPAAWLISLSKKSAQNKLIIMIILPMWINTLLRTYAWMRILGKNGFINNLFEKIGIGNLDLLYNEQAVTIGMIYNFLPFMILPIYTGFLKIKSEYIEAAQDLGARMWQVLIYVKIPLTLSYLATGIIMVFIPSITVFVISDLLGGSKQILIGNLISKQFLFIEDWNTGAAISFILMLVILIFNLIIIKLMQKNNGK is encoded by the coding sequence GTGAAAAAATTAATATTAATAATATACGCTATATTCTTATTAACATTTAGTATTATTCCTTTACTAATAATAATATTGCTAGGATTTTTAAATGAAAACCATGAATTTACAATCTACAATTTTATTGGACTTCTAAAACCAAGTTATCTTAGTATTTTTTCAAGGAGTCTAAAATTAGCAACAATAGCAACAATTTTCTGCATTTTAATAGGCTATCCTGCTGCCTGGCTAATCTCATTATCAAAAAAAAGTGCCCAAAACAAATTAATAATAATGATAATACTTCCCATGTGGATAAATACATTGCTTAGAACTTATGCCTGGATGAGAATACTTGGAAAAAACGGATTCATCAACAACTTATTTGAAAAGATCGGAATTGGAAATTTGGATCTTCTTTACAATGAACAGGCTGTTACAATAGGAATGATATATAACTTTTTGCCTTTCATGATCTTACCAATATATACAGGATTTTTAAAAATTAAATCAGAATACATTGAAGCAGCACAAGATCTTGGAGCAAGAATGTGGCAAGTACTAATTTATGTAAAAATACCCTTAACGCTTTCTTACCTGGCAACAGGAATAATTATGGTATTTATTCCTTCAATCACGGTATTTGTCATTTCAGATTTGCTAGGAGGCTCTAAACAAATTTTAATAGGAAATCTAATAAGCAAACAGTTCCTTTTCATAGAAGACTGGAATACTGGAGCTGCAATTTCATTTATTTTAATGTTAGTAATATTAATTTTTAACTTAATAATAATAAAATTAATGCAAAAAAATAATGGGAAATAA
- a CDS encoding ABC transporter substrate-binding protein, producing the protein MKKIFILIAILITFACTQKDTITLNVFNWAEYIDETLLDQFEKENNIKINYEIFHNNEEMIAKFNTTKNYYDIIVPSEYLIQELIDEDKIEKLDYSKLPNVTKNITQNLTNLEHDPGNLYSVPAYWGLMGILYNKTKIDLNDMQGFDILFNKKYNKEITMLDSPKDNIGVALKKLGYSINEDNTDKIKEAGELLKIQNPLLIGYFSDVPAKSLMLNGEASIQLTWSGEAQSAMLKDKNLDFYAPENTNLWIDAFVIPIDAPNKNLAYKFINFLYDNEPSYKNFKATRYNSPNKNVIKRIEEEAKNNPEMKLYLEEKFSPKDFSKFEIFKKIPKKVKEEILKIYLNLSS; encoded by the coding sequence ATGAAAAAAATTTTTATATTAATAGCAATTCTTATAACTTTTGCTTGCACCCAAAAAGACACAATAACTTTAAACGTATTTAATTGGGCAGAATATATTGACGAGACTTTATTAGATCAATTTGAAAAGGAAAATAATATAAAAATTAATTATGAAATCTTTCATAACAATGAAGAAATGATAGCCAAATTTAACACCACAAAGAACTACTACGATATAATAGTTCCATCAGAATATTTAATCCAAGAATTAATAGATGAAGACAAAATTGAAAAATTAGATTACTCAAAATTACCAAATGTAACGAAAAATATTACTCAAAATCTCACAAACCTAGAACATGATCCTGGCAATCTTTATTCAGTTCCAGCTTACTGGGGATTAATGGGCATACTTTACAATAAAACCAAAATAGATTTAAATGACATGCAAGGTTTTGATATACTATTTAATAAAAAATATAATAAAGAGATTACAATGCTAGATTCCCCTAAAGACAATATTGGGGTTGCTCTAAAAAAACTTGGATACTCAATAAATGAAGACAATACAGATAAAATCAAAGAAGCTGGTGAACTTTTAAAAATTCAAAATCCACTATTAATCGGATATTTCTCAGATGTGCCTGCAAAATCATTAATGCTAAATGGAGAAGCATCTATTCAACTTACATGGAGTGGTGAAGCACAAAGCGCTATGCTAAAAGATAAAAACTTGGATTTTTATGCACCAGAAAACACCAATCTATGGATAGACGCATTTGTAATTCCTATTGATGCTCCAAATAAAAACTTGGCTTATAAATTTATAAACTTTCTATACGACAATGAACCATCTTATAAAAATTTCAAAGCAACTAGATATAATTCTCCAAATAAAAATGTAATAAAAAGAATAGAAGAAGAAGCAAAAAATAATCCCGAAATGAAATTATATTTAGAAGAAAAATTTTCACCAAAAGATTTTTCCAAATTTGAAATTTTTAAAAAAATACCTAAAAAGGTAAAAGAAGAAATACTCAAAATATATTTAAATCTATCTTCTTAA
- a CDS encoding Na+/H+ antiporter NhaC family protein, whose translation MENIEVRVHPNFFGLVPFFVFIIMYLGTGIYLGVLGVEMAFYQLPASVAMFFASIVCFLLFKGKFSDKIHIFIKGAAQYDIILMCLIFMLSGAFSSLCREIGCVETVANLGIKYINPNWIVSGIFFITCFLSFSAGTSVGSIVAIAPIAFNIAVKSNINPNLIAASVMCGAMFGDNLSLISDTTIVSSRTQGSSILDVFISSSFYAFPSAILTFFSFFFLSGNLLNTTNFSYEGSIDLLKTVPYLIIIFFSLARMNVFLVLFSGIFSICLISVLYGDLYFLDVMKNINKGFLNMADLIFLSILTGGVSFATIHNGGFKWLLIKLKSLIRGKSSAEFSIGAFVSIVDVFLANNTIAILICGKVAKKIAFENNISFQRSASILDMFSCIFQGIIPYGAQMIILVGFSNGLVSPISILPFLVYFGFLLVFVILSILGIDIKRFFLYFLKK comes from the coding sequence ATGGAAAATATTGAAGTAAGAGTTCATCCAAATTTTTTTGGACTCGTTCCCTTTTTTGTTTTTATTATTATGTATTTAGGCACAGGGATTTATTTAGGGGTTCTTGGTGTAGAAATGGCCTTTTATCAACTGCCAGCTAGCGTTGCAATGTTTTTCGCTTCTATTGTTTGTTTTTTGTTGTTTAAAGGAAAATTTTCCGATAAAATTCACATATTTATTAAAGGGGCTGCTCAGTACGACATTATACTAATGTGTCTTATTTTTATGCTTTCAGGAGCTTTCTCTTCTCTTTGCAGAGAAATAGGTTGTGTTGAAACTGTAGCAAATTTGGGGATTAAATATATTAATCCCAATTGGATTGTTTCGGGTATATTTTTTATAACCTGTTTTCTTTCTTTTTCTGCGGGTACTTCTGTTGGATCTATTGTTGCAATTGCTCCTATTGCTTTTAATATTGCTGTTAAAAGCAATATTAATCCAAATTTAATAGCAGCATCTGTAATGTGTGGAGCTATGTTTGGAGACAATCTTTCTTTAATATCAGATACAACTATTGTTTCTAGTCGAACTCAAGGCAGTAGTATCTTAGATGTTTTTATTAGTAGTAGTTTTTATGCTTTTCCATCTGCTATACTAACTTTTTTTTCTTTTTTCTTTCTTTCTGGAAATTTGCTTAATACTACGAACTTTTCATATGAAGGTTCAATAGATTTGTTGAAAACGGTGCCTTATTTAATAATTATATTTTTTTCTTTGGCTAGAATGAATGTTTTTTTAGTTCTTTTTTCAGGTATTTTTTCTATATGTCTTATTAGTGTTTTGTATGGTGATTTATATTTTCTAGATGTAATGAAAAACATTAATAAAGGGTTTTTAAATATGGCAGATTTAATTTTTCTCTCAATTTTAACAGGGGGAGTTTCTTTTGCTACGATTCATAATGGAGGTTTCAAATGGTTGCTTATTAAATTGAAATCTTTGATTAGGGGAAAAAGTTCAGCTGAATTTTCTATTGGGGCTTTTGTTTCAATAGTTGACGTTTTTCTTGCTAATAATACAATTGCCATACTTATTTGCGGTAAAGTAGCAAAAAAGATAGCTTTTGAAAATAACATTAGCTTTCAAAGAAGTGCTTCTATTTTAGATATGTTCTCTTGTATTTTTCAAGGCATTATTCCCTATGGTGCTCAAATGATTATTTTAGTAGGCTTTTCAAATGGCCTTGTGTCTCCAATTAGCATTTTACCATTTTTAGTTTATTTTGGATTTTTATTGGTTTTTGTTATTTTATCTATTTTGGGAATTGATATAAAAAGATTTTTTTTATATTTTCTAAAAAAATAA
- the zwf gene encoding glucose-6-phosphate dehydrogenase, whose product MKERSVSNFDIVIFGVTGNLSRKKLIPSLFNLFKNKCISNFRVIGFSRKVFTDKEFRLYIKDSLWQEETDSLIEIFLNFFIYVFGDFNEKEPYIKLFKFLDKNRETIYYLSTSPTFYGPIINHLKKCFLTEELTLSKIVLEKPFGSSLETAKKLNSLLYSAFREDQIYRIDHYLGKETVQNIFTFRFGNSIFENIWNNRYVDFIQITVAEELGLDGRAEYYDSVGALKDMVQNHILQLLSLVAMESPIKFDSEFIHDEKVKVLKSLRKISKEDIKNCIVKGQYIGSQVQGVFKKGYKDESESLENSNTETYLAMKVFINNWRWSGVPFYLRTGKGLARKFSEIYIQFKKPSFTLFNNSSVDFSNALIFRIQPRDGIEIKFNTKKPGYNYEIQTANMEFSYHGTFKRLFDEAYERLLLDAFLGDGTLYATSDEIESSWEFVSDIANKWADIEICNYFYGSEGPKEIDSILEKDHFWRRI is encoded by the coding sequence ATGAAAGAAAGAAGCGTTTCTAATTTTGATATTGTAATTTTTGGAGTTACCGGGAATTTGTCTAGAAAAAAACTTATTCCCTCACTTTTTAATTTGTTTAAAAATAAATGTATTAGCAATTTTAGGGTTATTGGTTTTTCTCGCAAAGTCTTTACAGATAAAGAATTTAGATTATATATTAAAGATTCTTTGTGGCAGGAAGAGACCGATTCTTTGATTGAAATTTTTTTAAATTTCTTTATTTATGTATTTGGTGATTTTAATGAAAAGGAGCCTTATATAAAATTATTTAAATTTTTAGATAAAAATCGAGAGACAATATATTATCTTTCGACTTCTCCTACATTTTATGGACCAATAATTAATCATCTGAAAAAGTGTTTTTTAACTGAAGAATTGACTTTGTCAAAAATAGTTCTTGAGAAGCCCTTTGGTTCTAGTCTTGAGACAGCTAAAAAATTAAATAGCTTGCTTTATTCTGCTTTTAGAGAAGATCAAATTTATAGAATAGATCACTATTTAGGTAAAGAAACGGTTCAAAATATTTTTACATTTAGATTTGGCAATTCTATTTTTGAAAATATTTGGAATAATCGTTATGTAGATTTTATTCAGATTACGGTGGCAGAAGAATTAGGTCTTGATGGAAGAGCGGAGTATTACGATTCTGTTGGAGCTTTAAAGGATATGGTTCAAAATCATATTTTACAATTGTTAAGTCTTGTTGCAATGGAATCTCCTATTAAATTTGATTCTGAGTTTATTCATGATGAGAAAGTAAAAGTTTTAAAAAGTTTGAGGAAAATTAGCAAAGAGGATATTAAGAATTGCATTGTTAAGGGGCAATATATAGGCTCACAGGTTCAAGGAGTTTTTAAAAAAGGCTATAAAGATGAATCAGAATCTTTGGAAAATTCAAATACTGAAACTTATTTAGCTATGAAAGTGTTTATTAATAATTGGCGCTGGTCTGGTGTTCCTTTTTATCTTAGGACTGGCAAAGGTCTTGCTAGGAAATTTTCAGAAATATATATTCAATTTAAAAAACCAAGCTTTACTCTTTTTAATAATAGTTCTGTTGATTTTTCCAATGCTTTAATATTTAGGATTCAACCAAGAGATGGGATTGAAATTAAATTTAATACCAAGAAACCCGGATATAATTATGAAATTCAAACTGCTAATATGGAGTTTTCATATCACGGGACATTTAAAAGATTGTTTGATGAGGCTTATGAGCGTTTATTGTTAGACGCTTTTTTAGGGGATGGTACTTTGTATGCTACAAGTGATGAGATTGAAAGTTCTTGGGAGTTTGTTTCAGATATTGCAAATAAATGGGCAGATATTGAAATTTGTAATTATTTTTATGGATCTGAAGGTCCAAAAGAGATAGATTCTATTTTAGAAAAAGATCATTTTTGGCGGAGAATTTAA
- the ylqF gene encoding ribosome biogenesis GTPase YlqF, whose translation MINKINWFPGHMKRALDLIKNNLEKTNIVLEILDARAPFSSKNPLTEKIIKNQTKIILLHKSDIAQIAEIIKWKKYFENLGNTVIISNIYKKGMRKQIIDNIKKLAIVKKIKNYKEKIKVLIIGVPNVGKSSIINLLSGKKSAKVANKPGYTKNIQIVKINEEINLFDMPGILWHNLVDQSIAKKLAILDMIKNEIVDNTDLALYLLEIMDQNNKNILLKKYEIYHKNSLDILQNFAKARKLIHKKNELDIEKAAKILIKEFREGKFGKIILDKNYNVF comes from the coding sequence ATGATAAATAAAATCAACTGGTTTCCTGGCCACATGAAAAGAGCCTTAGATCTAATAAAGAATAATTTAGAAAAAACCAATATTGTGCTAGAAATACTTGATGCTAGAGCTCCATTTAGTAGCAAAAATCCATTAACTGAAAAAATTATTAAAAATCAAACCAAAATAATTCTTTTACACAAATCTGATATTGCTCAAATAGCTGAAATTATAAAATGGAAAAAATATTTTGAAAATCTTGGCAATACTGTAATAATAAGTAATATTTACAAAAAAGGAATGCGCAAGCAAATAATAGATAATATTAAAAAATTGGCTATTGTTAAAAAAATAAAAAATTATAAAGAAAAAATAAAAGTTTTAATTATTGGGGTCCCAAATGTTGGAAAATCTTCAATAATAAATCTATTATCTGGTAAAAAAAGCGCAAAAGTTGCCAACAAACCTGGATATACCAAAAATATACAAATAGTAAAAATAAATGAAGAAATCAATCTTTTTGATATGCCAGGAATTTTATGGCATAATCTAGTAGACCAATCGATTGCAAAAAAACTTGCAATATTGGATATGATCAAAAATGAAATAGTAGACAATACAGACCTTGCATTATATTTGCTTGAAATAATGGATCAAAATAATAAAAATATTTTACTAAAAAAATACGAAATTTATCATAAAAATTCACTTGATATTCTACAAAATTTTGCAAAAGCAAGAAAATTGATCCATAAAAAAAATGAGCTTGACATTGAGAAAGCAGCAAAAATATTAATTAAAGAATTCAGAGAAGGTAAATTTGGGAAAATAATTCTTGACAAGAATTATAATGTCTTTTAA
- a CDS encoding ABC transporter ATP-binding protein, with product MDNCILEIKNLSHYYDNNGNKTLDNINLKIKKNEFITLLGPSGCGKTTLIKILGGFLSQKNGEIYFLSKEISKTNPNKREINTVFQNYALFPHMNVFDNISFGLRMKKTPKDTIKEKVKTSLSLIGMPKYAYRNINELSGGQKQRVAIARAMVMEPKLLLLDEPLSALDLKMRQEMQKELKKIQRQLGITFIYVTHDQEEALTMSDRIVVMNEGIILQVGTPEEIYNEPKTKFVADFIGESNIFDGTYKKELVVSLLGHEFECLDKGFEAEEAVDLVIRPEDIKLLPKGKGHLSGTITSAIFQGVHYEMTLEIQKTNWIVQSTRLTKVGEEVDIFLEPDDIHVMHKE from the coding sequence TTGGATAATTGTATCCTGGAGATTAAAAACTTAAGTCATTATTATGATAACAATGGAAACAAAACTTTAGATAACATAAATTTAAAAATTAAAAAAAATGAGTTTATTACATTATTAGGCCCATCTGGATGTGGAAAAACAACATTAATAAAAATATTGGGTGGTTTTTTAAGTCAAAAAAATGGGGAAATTTATTTCCTTTCTAAGGAAATTTCTAAAACCAATCCAAATAAACGAGAAATTAATACTGTATTTCAAAATTATGCACTTTTCCCGCATATGAATGTTTTTGACAATATTTCATTTGGACTTAGAATGAAAAAAACACCAAAAGATACAATAAAAGAGAAAGTAAAAACATCTCTTTCACTGATAGGAATGCCAAAATATGCATACAGAAATATTAACGAACTATCAGGGGGACAAAAACAAAGGGTTGCAATAGCAAGAGCAATGGTAATGGAACCCAAGCTTTTATTATTAGATGAACCACTTTCTGCTCTTGATTTAAAAATGCGACAAGAAATGCAAAAAGAGTTAAAAAAAATACAGCGCCAACTTGGAATCACATTCATATATGTTACTCATGATCAAGAAGAAGCATTGACAATGAGTGATAGAATTGTTGTAATGAATGAAGGAATAATTCTGCAAGTAGGAACGCCTGAGGAAATTTACAATGAGCCTAAAACAAAATTCGTAGCCGATTTTATCGGAGAAAGTAATATTTTTGATGGAACATACAAAAAGGAGCTAGTTGTAAGCTTGCTTGGCCATGAATTTGAATGCCTTGACAAAGGATTTGAAGCTGAAGAAGCAGTTGACCTTGTAATACGCCCAGAAGATATAAAGCTACTTCCAAAAGGAAAAGGGCATTTAAGCGGAACTATAACATCCGCAATTTTTCAAGGAGTTCATTACGAAATGACTCTAGAAATTCAAAAAACAAATTGGATAGTTCAAAGCACAAGACTTACAAAAGTTGGAGAAGAGGTTGATATATTTTTAGAACCTGATGATATTCATGTTATGCATAAGGAATAA
- a CDS encoding ABC transporter permease — protein MFRAFKNTFLFLILSFIYLPIIILIIYSFNSGDSGFIWQGFSLKWYKEIFASSQIKSAIFNTILIATISSLTSVIIGIIGAYAIYKAENKKLKTILLSVNKITIINPDIVTGISLMTFYSAIKMQLGFSTMLISHIIFSTPYVVIIILPKLYSLPNNIIDAAKDLGASETQIFFNIIYPEIVGNIATGALIAFTLSIDDFLISFFTTGQGFNNLAILINSLTKRGIKPVINAISAILFFTILSLLFIINKFIGIKKLTTDAEL, from the coding sequence ATGTTTAGGGCCTTTAAAAACACCTTCTTATTTTTAATACTCAGCTTTATTTACCTCCCAATAATAATCTTGATAATTTATTCCTTTAACTCTGGTGATAGTGGATTTATATGGCAAGGATTTAGTCTAAAATGGTATAAAGAAATTTTTGCCTCAAGTCAAATTAAATCAGCAATATTTAACACCATTTTAATAGCTACAATCTCATCTTTGACCTCTGTTATTATTGGAATTATTGGAGCTTACGCAATCTACAAAGCAGAAAACAAAAAATTAAAAACAATACTATTATCAGTAAATAAAATAACAATAATTAATCCAGACATCGTAACAGGAATAAGCTTAATGACATTTTATTCTGCAATAAAAATGCAATTGGGATTTTCTACAATGCTCATCTCACATATAATTTTTTCAACACCATACGTAGTAATAATAATTTTACCTAAATTGTATTCTCTTCCTAACAATATTATTGATGCTGCAAAAGATCTTGGGGCCTCAGAAACTCAAATATTTTTCAATATAATTTATCCAGAAATCGTTGGGAATATAGCAACTGGAGCTCTTATTGCCTTCACATTATCAATAGATGATTTTTTGATATCATTTTTCACTACTGGGCAAGGATTTAATAATTTAGCTATTTTAATAAACTCACTAACAAAAAGAGGTATCAAACCCGTCATAAATGCTATTTCTGCTATATTGTTTTTTACAATATTGAGCCTTTTGTTTATTATTAATAAATTTATAGGAATTAAAAAATTAACAACAGATGCTGAGCTTTAA
- a CDS encoding N-acetylmannosamine-6-phosphate 2-epimerase, whose translation MVSCQALENEPLHSSFIMSKMALAAKMGGAIGIRANGVNDISQIKLEVDLPIIGIIKRNYNNCDVFITPTMKEIDELCNEGVDIIALDATFRNRPDSVLLDDFFKSIKKKYPKQCLMADISSLDEAINADKLGFDFIGTTLYGYTKSTNGLDIADNDFNFLKTLINSNLKSTLIVEGKIDTPLKAQKCFEMGVDLVVVGGAITRPVEITKKFVEKINQVKR comes from the coding sequence ATAGTATCTTGCCAAGCTCTTGAGAACGAGCCTTTACATAGTAGTTTTATTATGTCTAAGATGGCTTTGGCAGCTAAAATGGGTGGAGCTATTGGAATAAGAGCTAACGGAGTTAATGATATTAGCCAGATTAAGTTGGAAGTTGATTTGCCAATAATAGGTATTATTAAAAGAAATTATAATAATTGCGATGTGTTTATTACTCCCACCATGAAAGAGATCGATGAGCTTTGCAATGAAGGAGTAGATATAATTGCCCTTGATGCCACTTTTAGGAATAGACCCGATAGTGTATTGCTTGATGATTTTTTTAAAAGTATTAAAAAAAAATATCCAAAGCAGTGTTTAATGGCAGATATTTCTTCTTTGGATGAAGCTATTAATGCCGATAAATTGGGTTTTGATTTTATTGGAACAACTTTGTATGGCTATACAAAAAGTACTAATGGCTTAGATATTGCAGACAATGATTTTAATTTTTTAAAAACTTTGATTAATTCTAATTTGAAGTCCACTTTAATAGTGGAAGGAAAAATAGATACCCCTTTAAAGGCTCAAAAATGTTTTGAAATGGGGGTTGATTTAGTAGTTGTAGGGGGAGCTATTACAAGGCCTGTTGAGATTACTAAAAAATTTGTAGAGAAAATAAATCAGGTTAAAAGATAA
- a CDS encoding Na+/H+ antiporter NhaC family protein, whose protein sequence is MERENNIVPNFWGLTPFFLFIGIYIGTGLVLYLNGVERAFYQMPPIFAMFIAIVLTFIFFRGSFLAKMNKFIEGCAQQDVIFISLIFMLSGAFSAVCKEIGSVEAVVNIGLKYVPLNLLVCGIFLITLFLSFSTGSFMGTIVAVAPIALELADKVNISLPLVAGAILSAGAFGDNMSLISDTPIISSHTQKVNIVDVFKNGAFYTFPAAILASIVFAFLGSYYSKTSNFIVEPSEINFFKIIPYIFVMVVAISGFDVFLALFLGIVVAGIIGIYYSDVTFLLLAKKINEGFLGLGEMFILVVFTGGISYMAIKYGGFDWLLLKLQKMSKSKRTSEFVIVFLVGILTVFLANNGLAILMSGSVVRSITIENNLNSKRIAALLCMSSCFFLSILPHSMHVIALVDFTKGKLSPFDIFPFLIYQGFLVLLIALSIIGLDIKLIFRSFLNNSQKS, encoded by the coding sequence TTGGAAAGAGAAAATAATATAGTTCCAAATTTTTGGGGACTTACCCCTTTTTTTCTTTTTATAGGGATTTATATTGGCACAGGACTTGTTCTTTATCTTAATGGTGTAGAAAGGGCATTTTATCAAATGCCCCCCATATTTGCTATGTTTATTGCTATTGTTTTGACATTTATTTTTTTTAGGGGATCTTTTTTAGCAAAAATGAATAAATTTATTGAGGGGTGTGCGCAACAAGATGTTATTTTTATATCTTTAATATTTATGTTATCTGGTGCTTTTTCTGCTGTTTGCAAAGAAATAGGAAGTGTTGAGGCTGTAGTAAATATTGGTCTTAAATATGTTCCATTGAATTTGCTAGTATGTGGCATTTTTTTGATTACTCTTTTTTTGTCTTTTTCTACTGGAAGCTTTATGGGAACTATTGTTGCTGTTGCTCCTATTGCTTTGGAACTTGCAGATAAGGTAAACATTTCTCTTCCATTGGTTGCTGGTGCTATTCTTAGTGCTGGTGCATTTGGAGACAATATGTCTTTAATATCAGATACCCCTATTATTTCAAGTCATACTCAAAAGGTTAATATTGTTGATGTTTTTAAAAATGGAGCTTTTTATACGTTTCCAGCAGCAATTTTAGCAAGCATTGTTTTTGCATTTTTAGGTTCTTATTATAGTAAAACCAGTAACTTTATTGTTGAGCCTAGTGAGATAAATTTTTTTAAAATTATTCCATATATTTTTGTTATGGTTGTTGCAATTTCAGGTTTTGATGTATTTTTGGCCCTATTTTTAGGTATTGTTGTTGCTGGTATTATTGGAATTTATTATTCAGATGTTACTTTTTTATTGCTGGCTAAAAAAATTAATGAAGGATTTTTAGGTTTAGGTGAAATGTTTATTCTTGTTGTTTTTACAGGCGGAATTTCTTATATGGCAATTAAGTATGGAGGGTTTGATTGGTTACTATTAAAATTGCAAAAAATGTCAAAGTCTAAAAGAACTTCGGAATTTGTAATTGTGTTTTTAGTTGGTATTTTGACTGTGTTTCTTGCAAATAATGGGCTTGCTATTTTAATGAGTGGTTCTGTTGTAAGATCAATAACTATTGAGAATAATTTAAACTCAAAACGCATTGCTGCTTTACTTTGTATGTCTTCGTGCTTTTTTTTAAGTATTTTACCTCATAGTATGCATGTTATAGCTCTTGTAGATTTTACAAAGGGCAAGCTTTCTCCTTTTGACATTTTTCCATTTTTAATTTATCAAGGATTTCTAGTCTTATTGATTGCTTTGTCTATAATTGGACTTGATATAAAATTAATATTTAGATCTTTTTTAAATAATAGCCAAAAATCTTAA